CGCTTGAGGCAAATGTCTACAAGACGGTAGTTATTGTTAACTGAAACAACTAAGCGGTAGAAAGCTTCAGACTTCGCCAAACCACGAATGAAGTCGCGTACAGTCAATGAGCCGTTTTTCAGTTGAGATTCGATGTGCTTTTGGCGGTTGAACTTAAGAATCTCGTGTTCGCTGAAAACTTGGCGATAAGCTGCCCAAATGATGTCTTGCATGTCAGAAAAAGAACTGACATCTTCTAGGCGGTAAATATACGGTGTATCTTCGTTTAGGTCAGCCTTTCCAAAGCTTTTGACTCGATGATTTTGGCTGCTGGGTTTGTATTCAAGTAATGGCAGTGCCATTTGCAATTTTCCCCTTTAATTATTAAGAGATTAAACAGAGCTTGCTGTTGAAAACTGAATGAGGTTTGATTGATTTAATCAATCCTCTTTCATTGTTTAGTTAAGTTTCTGCATTTTGTTAAAAAGCAGAACTGTTTACAAACCAGTTTAGTATGAGCAAGAAAGCGATTATTCCAGACAGGCCGATAATGACGGCTGATATTGTCCTCCAATCCACTTGCTTGGGGTATGGCGATGAAGCCAAAAACCCATACCATTCAGTATGATGTATCCAACTGGTCTGAACAATACCCGCGCGATCGCGATAATCTTCTCCGTAACGCGGGGTAAAGCTGAATGGTCTATCTGTTGACATTCGTTTGCGTTGATAGGGTACGCTATAATCACCAAAAGCCTCGGTGTACTCTTCACTATCAATTAAGGCATCTACGAATCCTGACCAACCGCAAGTAGCGATTTGAATAGACCAAGCAATTTCTTCTTCTTGATTGTAGGGAGCGCGACCCAACAATCGCTTTAAACAGATTTCTACCAGCCGATAGTTATTATTAGCTGCGACTACTAGCTGATAAAATCGTCCAGATTTTGCCAAACCACGAATAAAATCACGTACCGTAATTGAGCGATTTTTTAGTTGTGTTTCTAAAGCAATCTGACGATTAAATTGTAGGATTTCCTGTTCGTTAAAGACTTGACGATAGGCTGCCCAAATCAGTTCTGCAATTTCACCACTAGAATTTGTATCTTCAAGACGGTAGATATAAGGACTATCTTCATTTAAATCTGCCGTTCCAAAACTACAAACTCGTTGATTTTGAGTAGTGGGTTTGTAGGTATGTATAGGTAGTGCCATCTTTCCATTCACCTTTTACATAACTTGCCACATTAGAAGGTTGTGAGATTTACACTTTAGAAAATTCCCAAAAGCAAATCTTGCAACCTTCTAAACTGTGTGAAACAATGACTGGATTTAGCAGACCCACTCTTTATTTTTTGTTGTTAGTTGTTTATTGTTAGTTGTTAGTTGTTAACCACTATCTACTAACCATGAACTACTAACTATTTACTTTAGCTTAACGCACAGGAAAACTGGCACTAGGACTGATAGAAATAGGGATACCTTGCGGTTTTTCCTTCTTTGTTGTATCAGGAATTTGAATGTTGTCGGTGCTAACTGGTGTGTAAGAAACTGTTTTGATCTCAATAGACTTCGCCATATCCAAGAAGTTATTAATATCACCCCATTTATAGCGCTCAGTTTCTTGTTTATCACGCCA
Above is a genomic segment from Fischerella sp. JS2 containing:
- a CDS encoding phycobilisome rod-core linker polypeptide; amino-acid sequence: MALPIHTYKPTTQNQRVCSFGTADLNEDSPYIYRLEDTNSSGEIAELIWAAYRQVFNEQEILQFNRQIALETQLKNRSITVRDFIRGLAKSGRFYQLVVAANNNYRLVEICLKRLLGRAPYNQEEEIAWSIQIATCGWSGFVDALIDSEEYTEAFGDYSVPYQRKRMSTDRPFSFTPRYGEDYRDRAGIVQTSWIHHTEWYGFLASSPYPKQVDWRTISAVIIGLSGIIAFLLILNWFVNSSAF